The genomic window GAGGAAGGCGATCGCGGCGGCGATGTCGCGCGAGGTCAGGACCCGCCCGAGCGGATGTTTGGAGGCGAAGGATTCCAGCACGGCGGCGCCGTCGGGCAGCGTCGCCAGACGTCCCTCGAGGAGGGGGGTCAAGGTGACGCTCGGGCAGACCGCGTTGACGGTGATCGCCTCCCGGGCGAGGTCCAGGGCTGCGGCCCGGGCAAGATTGAGGAGGGCGCCTTTGGACGTACAGTAGGACGCCATTCCTGGTTCGGCCTGAAGACCATCAAGGCTCGACAGCACGACTAGCGCTCCGTGGCCACGTCGGCGCATCTGGGGCACCGCCTCGCGAATGACCAGGAAGGCGCCTCGGACGTTGACGGCCATGACCTTGTCGAAGTGCGCGACCGACGTCGCGTCGATGGGCTGGTAGTCGCCGAGGATCCCGGCGCAGGCGATCGCGATGTCGACATCACCAAGGTCGGTGTGGGTGGTCTCAAAGGCTCGCCGGACGTCGTCCTCGGATGCAGAATCGCCTTCGACCGCGACCGCGCGTCGTCCTGTTGCGCGGATGAGTTTGGCCACGCCTTCCGCTGCACGGGGCGTGATGTCAAAGATCGCGACATCGGCGCCGAGGTCGGCAAGAGTCAACGCTGTTTCGCGGCCGATGCCAGACCCGCCCCCGGTGACCAGGGCGATGGAACCGTCCAGACGGAGACCCGGGAATGGCGTTCGATCCGCCATCAGCCGATCTTCCCAGGATGGAGCGGCTGACCGGTTCTTCCGAGCGCGATCCGCCAGAGCGCCCCGCCGAACGACGGGTCCGCGCTATCGGCCGGAACGCCGGCGTCGGTCATGTACAGGTTCTCGCCGTCGAAGGCGCAGTTGGTTGCCGCGTTTCCGCACGCGATGAATTCATCCACGGTGCCGTCGGGCTGCAGGACGTGGATGCCCGCGGCCGTGATGTCGGTCACGTACAAGCGCCCATCCGCGCCGATCTTCATACCGTCCAGGATCGGGTTCGCGCCGGGCAGCTTACCGAGATCCTCGATGTCCGTCGAACCTGTGCGCAGCCGTCGAACATGCCCAGTGTAGGACTCGTCCCAGACAATTGACCCATCCCTCTCGATCGCCAGTCCATTGGGGAAGACCGGGGCCGGGAAGGCGATGATGACATGGCCAGTCCCGTCCGGCTCGAGCGCGAAGATGTAGCTTGGATCGGGTGCTGCCGGGTTGTAGGTCCCGGGATCCGTGAAATACAGGCGCCCGTCCGCCCCGAACACGAGGTCGTTGGGTCCGTTGAGCTTGATGCCCTCGATCTCCGTGATCAGGACCTCAGCCGATCCCCCCTCATGATCGACCCGCTGAATCGACGGAACACTCATCTCGGCCGCCCGCCACGGCCCCACCGTCCCGCCGTTCTGGCAGACGTAGAGCGCGCCATCGGAGCCAAGGACGCTCGAGTTCGGCGCCCCCGCTGTGTATGCGTAGCGCCCGACTCCGTCGGGACTCCAGACCGTCAGCTGGCTACGGTAGCTCTCGACGAAGACGACCCGACCATCT from Chloroflexota bacterium includes these protein-coding regions:
- a CDS encoding glucose 1-dehydrogenase, with the translated sequence MADRTPFPGLRLDGSIALVTGGGSGIGRETALTLADLGADVAIFDITPRAAEGVAKLIRATGRRAVAVEGDSASEDDVRRAFETTHTDLGDVDIAIACAGILGDYQPIDATSVAHFDKVMAVNVRGAFLVIREAVPQMRRRGHGALVVLSSLDGLQAEPGMASYCTSKGALLNLARAAALDLAREAITVNAVCPSVTLTPLLEGRLATLPDGAAVLESFASKHPLGRVLTSRDIAAAIAFLVSPLATGITGAAVPVDAGKGAAWDDYVTPPWLSK
- a CDS encoding SMP-30/gluconolactonase/LRE family protein; translated protein: MHIEQVASGLGWPEGPTVLPDGRVVFVESYRSQLTVWSPDGVGRYAYTAGAPNSSVLGSDGALYVCQNGGTVGPWRAAEMSVPSIQRVDHEGGSAEVLITEIEGIKLNGPNDLVFGADGRLYFTDPGTYNPAAPDPSYIFALEPDGTGHVIIAFPAPVFPNGLAIERDGSIVWDESYTGHVRRLRTGSTDIEDLGKLPGANPILDGMKIGADGRLYVTDITAAGIHVLQPDGTVDEFIACGNAATNCAFDGENLYMTDAGVPADSADPSFGGALWRIALGRTGQPLHPGKIG